The nucleotide sequence TAAGTTCTTGTGTATCATAGCAGAAGTAAATGACAGAAATGCTGAACCTTTCTAGTTTAATAGAAACAATGTTTAAATATTCTAAGCCGTGGATTATAAGTAGAATTAAAATAAGTGATCCAAAACACAAGTCATCCCTCACTTTATAGCTACATGGCTTAGTCACATGCAAATTTCAATCCAGCCTCACAACCACCCCATGGGCTAAAAGGATGGAGGATGAGAACTGCTGTCTCCACTTTACAAGTACAGAACTGAGGCTCTGGATGATCAACAATCGGCCCAAGGGCTGACATCTATAAATATCAAAGCCAAGGCCACAGCTGAGTTCTCAGTAAATCCAAGGTCCTTCATGACATGTAGGAGAAGTACAAGCACCAGGATGACTGGGAATGTCTGTTTAAAAATGGCTAAATCTGCTTGTTTAAGGTAATTAGATCCAGAGGACTTGGCACAAAACTGAGTTTCAAAAGGGGCTTTGAAGAGCAGGTATTGACATGTGGCAGAGATTGGGTTCATAGAACATGTTCTTGGTTATTCAGGGAAGAGGGGCATGTTTCTGAGTAATCAGAAGCCCTGTGTGAGAAAGGAATATTTTCTAGGATATCTGTGTGGCTCATGGAGCTGCTGGATGAACTTAAGATGCCCTGGACCCAGGCCTTCCCACTGGGAGGCCTGGCCTGCTCGAGGGCAATGGCTATACATGGGGGAACCAGGCTGCCTGGAAGCCTCCTCATGGGAGTGAAAGTGAAAGCCTGTCCCAAGCTGGCTGAATGGCAGGCACGTTGCTCCTTGGCCCATTCCTGTGGTCCTGTCTCCATCCCCTTGGGTcctcttgatttttctttctaccAAACAGCTTTCCCCTAGATATCCAAGGACTTGGTTCTTTTCTCCAAGTAGACTTGGTTCTACTCCACAGAGTAGATACAGCCCTCATTTCTAATAATCTTTTGGAAAAACTCTTGCCTTCCCCGCGGCCCCCCATCTTTActttcaacacacacacagtccGTCGCAGAACTGCCCTCCTTAAATACTCTCTGATTACAGACACAAGTAGGAGCAATGAATGATGTGTCTCCTAGGCCAGGTGTGTGGTAGGGTAGCTGACACATGCTAGGAGGAAGTCTGCCCAAAGACACAGAGGAAATGAAATTCATATTGAAGGCAAAAGAAgagtacagaagaaaaaaaaaaaggctgggaatggactggaaaatgGGAAGAGGAGTTACTGGGATAAGAGAAAGCTGGAGGGTGGCCTCTCCTAGAGTAATCCACCCAAAATAAGGCAACCTGGTTATAGTTTGCCCAATAGGCTCAATGGGCCAACACCACTTGAAGTAGCCTCTCCTTTTCCATTTGGCCTCCTTGGAGACAGTCCTCAGCAAGCTGAAGCGGCAATGCTATGCGTGGGCTTAAGGGCTCTTGTTTAATCTgaagcctttaaaaaataaaatgaaagaagttgTAACTTTAACAACTATCCCTAAAGCACAAAAGTTAAAGttatttgaggaactgccatcaGAGGTATCATAAtgtcttactttaaaaattaagcaaaatgttTCATTGTAAAGACAAAGTGTTGTTTTAATATGAAACATGAATTTCCATCAACATTAACATCTTTAAGGTTAAATGTAACACCACCAGTCTCTGTATTTGGAATTTGGAACTTGTAAGAACCTGCCTTTTCCTGATTCATATGAGGACATGATCACACCTAGATTGGAAGATTCACATACTACCAGCAACACCTAGAATCATCTTTAGATAACAATTTGGATCATAGGCCATGGAGAAAGTTTGTCCTAAATGTTCCCTTGTGTGGCCCTGTGACTATGGGAAACAAGTGCTGGTGATTAGCTATTTTATCAGGCAAGCAATATGGGAAGAGGTAGGAGGAAGGTGGTAGAGAGAGAGAACTAACATTTTGACTGGCGACTAAGTAGCAGACACttccctttatttcttatttaatcttttcaaTTATGACATGAGGCAAATAGTTCCCCtcctttaaaaaggcaaaaactgaGGCTTGAAATGTTAAACAACTTCTCCAAAGTCGTACAGCTGCTCAGTGGTAGGTGTGACTTAAGAGTCCATATTCTTTCCACTGCTGTGTGACATGATTGAGCCAGGTGCTTCCCTGTGGTCAGGGAATGTGTGGCTCCACATGATTCCTACCCTGAGATATTCAGAAACAATTAACTGCTTCCTCTCACACATCCTGCATAAGTTTCATTTGTATCCCAACTTGCACCAGGCTGACCTCAGCAACACTTCCATGAAAGTCAGATCTGATGGGTTTTTTGAGAAAAAGGAtatgaaaaaaagagatgagaagGCAAGACACTCAGAAACCAAGCCCCTTTCccaaaatgacaaagaaaagcaaattccCACTGGGAGCAGGAATAGGATCTAAGGACCGCATCTGGTGAGTCACATGTACTAACTAAAGCACAAGATCTGAGAGTTGGAATTAACCATGTTGGGGATGTCCCCTAAAGAGACAAATCAGCCCCAAAGTGTTCCAGAGCTGTAAATGAAATTTGGATTGATTAAGAAGCAGCTTGGCATCTCTCCTCTCCAAGTACAAAACCCTGGGTTTTCAGCCCTGTTCCAGTGCCAGGTCTGCTCCTTGACTGAGCTGCATCATTCCAGGCTCAGTCTGGGCACAAGCCACCACAATCCCCtccttctttccatttctatagTAGGACGGTAACGGTCATGCACAGGTTCCTCACTTCCTGCTACAGTCTTCACATATATGTGGGCCTCTTGTGCTCCCATCGTATTCTTCTCATGTGTGGGTGATCTCCTAGGATTCTTAAGGAAAcaaataggttttttaaaaactacagcaGAGAATTCTTCCATACAAGATGGACTAACAGCAACCACATTGACCCTCCCAcctgaaataaccaaaatcagacgCAACATTTGAAGCAATAGTTTTCAAGACACTAGACAACAGGCAAGGAGGGACAATGGTCctggagagacagaaaacaaatgagGAGAGACCCACAATTACCTGAGCTTACTGCTTTGGGAGAGCTTTCAGGCCACTCAACTATCTTTTGTTTATTGTTAACAAAGTttctcattttttgtcttttaactgtTAATCtattgtgtatttatatttaaagtgagttttgTAGGCATCATATGATTGGACCTTGTTTTTATAGCCAATGTGAAATCTCTTCCTGTTAATTCGGGTAtctagaccatttacatttaatgtgatcaTTGATATGGTTGGGTTTAAATCtaccatcttgctatttgttttctgtttgttctacCTGTTTGTTGTGTCTTTTTAActctttttctactttatttcatATAGATTTTAGAAGAACCTCATTAAGTTCCATGAAAAAAATTGATTGGGATTTATATTGAAATTACATCTGTTATATAGATCAACATTGTTTGACATCGTTATGTTATTAACACTTTCTATCCAGGAGCATGGTATGTAACCCCCATTATTTAGGTATTATTTAATGGGTTTTTTAaccaaagttttattattttccataaaggtattacatatttttgttagatttattccatAGCATTCTACATATTTTAATACCAATTACCATCacaaatggtaatttttaaaatcactttttctaattgttgttgatgttgaaagtgtaaattacttttatatattgatttttgtatccagtAAACTTGTTAAAATTTCTTGTTAATTCAAGTAATTTTTCTGTAgatttagcttttcttttctttctttctttcttcctttctttcttttttctttttttttttttttagatgaagtctcgctcttgtcccccaggctggagtgtgatggtgtgatcttggctcactgcaacctccgcctcccaggttcaagtgattctcctgcttcagcccccaaccaagtagctgggattacaggcacctgccaccacacctggctaacttttgtgtttttagtagagatggggtttaccatgttggccaggctggtctagaactcctgacctcaggtgatccacctgccttggcctcccaaagtgctgagattacaggcgtgagccaccgcaccc is from Pan paniscus chromosome 8, NHGRI_mPanPan1-v2.0_pri, whole genome shotgun sequence and encodes:
- the OPALIN gene encoding opalin isoform X4 — translated: MEESDRPCEISEIDDNPKISENPRRSPTHEKNTMGAQEAHIYVKTVAGSEEPVHDRYRPTIEMERRRGLWWLVPRLSLE
- the OPALIN gene encoding opalin isoform X3; translation: MDCGPSLGLAAGIPLLVAIALLVALLFTLIHRRRSSIEAMEESDRPCEISEIDDNPKISENPRRSPTHEKNTMGAQEAHIYVKTVAGSEEPVHDRYRPTIEMERRRGLWWLVPRLSLE